Proteins encoded together in one Terriglobus saanensis SP1PR4 window:
- a CDS encoding glycosyltransferase family 2 protein, translated as MQARTLDTQILRAQAFPGNIGFVIPTYNAGPHWNRFHAALERQGIPREQVLVVDSSSTDETRRSVKSAGYTLIEIPQKSFRHGGTRQLAAESLPWADILVFLTQDAIPCGDYSIEQLLRAFDDPQVGAAYGRQLPREDAGPVERHARLFNYSEKSEVRTFESRETLGFKAAFLSNSFSAYRRVALEAVGGFPRDAIICEDTTVAGRMLIDGWKIAYRADATVIHSHALSVRDESSRYFDIGVHHGREKWLLEAFGKAGGEGRAFVVSELRYLLKTQPSQIPGAFFRNLSKWAAYQLGLREKRLPRMLKEIFSTQPSFWRTDGEPSFAPEPHVAARRVH; from the coding sequence ATGCAAGCCAGAACACTTGATACCCAGATCCTTCGTGCTCAGGCGTTCCCAGGCAATATAGGTTTCGTCATACCCACATATAACGCGGGGCCTCACTGGAATCGCTTTCATGCAGCGCTTGAAAGACAGGGAATACCTCGGGAACAGGTTCTCGTCGTTGATTCTTCCTCAACGGATGAGACAAGAAGAAGCGTGAAGAGTGCTGGTTACACGCTGATAGAGATCCCCCAGAAGAGTTTCCGCCATGGTGGCACACGCCAGTTGGCGGCAGAATCCCTTCCCTGGGCCGATATACTAGTCTTTCTTACACAGGACGCCATTCCTTGCGGCGACTACTCCATAGAGCAGCTTCTGAGAGCTTTCGATGATCCTCAGGTAGGTGCGGCCTATGGACGTCAGCTTCCCAGGGAAGATGCTGGCCCCGTCGAGCGTCATGCGCGCCTGTTCAACTACTCAGAAAAATCCGAAGTTCGAACCTTTGAAAGCCGAGAAACGCTGGGATTCAAGGCCGCCTTCCTTTCCAATAGCTTCTCTGCCTACCGAAGGGTCGCCCTGGAGGCTGTCGGTGGTTTCCCAAGAGACGCGATCATCTGCGAAGATACTACCGTCGCGGGACGTATGTTAATTGACGGATGGAAGATCGCCTATCGGGCGGATGCCACCGTAATCCACTCTCACGCACTCTCGGTGCGGGACGAGTCGTCGCGTTATTTTGACATTGGAGTCCATCACGGCCGCGAAAAATGGCTTCTGGAGGCTTTCGGCAAAGCAGGCGGGGAGGGCCGGGCTTTCGTCGTCTCCGAGCTGCGCTACCTTTTGAAAACCCAACCTTCCCAGATCCCCGGCGCATTTTTTCGCAACCTTAGCAAGTGGGCCGCTTATCAACTTGGTCTGCGCGAAAAGCGCTTACCGCGGATGCTTAAGGAGATCTTTTCAACCCAGCCAAGTTTCTGGCGGACAGATGGAGAACCTTCGTTCGCTCCGGAACCCCATGTAGCTGCACGACGTGTTCATTGA
- a CDS encoding sugar transferase: MPLQNHPSDLQVSATYSAADLAYIYPAQDRKTVPFGIGAASPAYTFEYVVFKRIFDISVVLLFSPFILLFIAALCLVVALSSPGPIFFSHRRIRRGGAFFSMWKFRTMCVNSAEVLERHLTLHPEDRKEWDLNHKLRNDPRVNSIGRLLRRFSLDELPQIWNVLTGRMSLVGPRPIVAAEVEKYAENFAYYTAVTPGITGLWQASGRSTLTYDERVALDRYYVENWSLWLDLKVFFRTIRCVVNSDGAY, encoded by the coding sequence ATGCCACTGCAGAACCATCCATCTGATCTTCAAGTGTCTGCCACCTATTCGGCGGCGGATCTTGCCTATATTTATCCGGCACAGGATCGTAAGACTGTTCCCTTTGGCATCGGTGCCGCCTCTCCGGCTTATACCTTCGAGTATGTTGTCTTCAAACGCATCTTTGATATTTCCGTTGTCCTTCTCTTTTCCCCGTTCATTCTGCTTTTCATCGCGGCGCTATGCCTGGTGGTCGCCCTTAGCTCACCTGGTCCTATCTTCTTTTCTCATCGTCGTATCCGTCGCGGTGGTGCTTTCTTTTCCATGTGGAAGTTTCGTACGATGTGCGTGAACTCCGCAGAAGTTCTCGAGCGGCACCTGACTCTCCATCCGGAAGACCGCAAAGAGTGGGATCTCAATCACAAACTCAGGAATGACCCCCGCGTTAACTCCATCGGACGTCTGCTTCGCCGTTTCTCGCTGGACGAACTGCCCCAGATCTGGAACGTGCTTACGGGCCGCATGAGCCTCGTGGGACCTCGTCCCATCGTCGCTGCTGAAGTCGAGAAGTACGCTGAAAACTTTGCTTATTACACCGCAGTGACCCCTGGCATTACGGGACTTTGGCAGGCCTCAGGTCGATCGACCTTGACCTACGATGAGCGGGTCGCGCTCGACCGCTACTATGTCGAAAACTGGAGCCTCTGGCTCGACCTCAAAGTCTTCTTCCGTACCATACGCTGCGTCGTCAACTCCGACGGAGCGTATTAA
- a CDS encoding M81 family metallopeptidase, giving the protein MQRRSFLKTASLAAFAPMAAGTAWCAPKAPRIAFGGIGIECSTYSRIRARMEDFSILTDGVLTSSERFAFLKRYPIPFQPVLVASAVPGGPVAMETYQAIKAGYLSRLKTLLPLDGLFLPMHGAMFVDGMEDAEGDWMEATRKLVGQDCLMSASYDLHGNVSQRVVDNIDMFSAFRTAPHIDREETMIRACDMLVQSLQQNLRPTIVWAPVPVLMPGERSSTEWEPGKRLWAPLATLNNQPGILDVSMLVGYVWADEPRSTASVVITGVAPAKQKEIATGLAQKYWDARKEFQFGTETCTVDECVVRAMQAKTQPAILADSGDNPTGGGNSDRAEVLEVLLRKKATNVVFAGITDRPAADACYLAGIGATIPLSIGATLDPKGSRPVKANATVKFLLPVKDPLLREAVVQIEGVTLVLSARRRPYHDILDFTRLGLEPKSFKIIVVKSGYLSPELKPLANPSLMALSDGAINQDIVHLPANRLRKPTYPFVPDLQFKPVVYTSARSKG; this is encoded by the coding sequence ATGCAGCGCAGATCGTTTCTCAAAACAGCATCCTTGGCAGCGTTCGCGCCTATGGCGGCAGGCACAGCATGGTGCGCACCGAAGGCACCTCGCATCGCCTTCGGCGGCATCGGCATTGAGTGCAGCACGTACAGCCGCATTCGCGCGCGCATGGAGGACTTCTCCATTCTGACGGACGGCGTACTCACCTCTTCGGAACGCTTCGCCTTTCTGAAGCGCTATCCGATTCCCTTCCAGCCTGTACTGGTCGCTTCCGCCGTTCCAGGTGGACCGGTTGCAATGGAGACCTATCAAGCGATCAAGGCGGGCTATCTGAGCCGCCTGAAGACGTTGCTGCCCCTGGATGGTCTCTTCCTGCCCATGCATGGAGCCATGTTTGTCGATGGCATGGAGGATGCCGAAGGCGATTGGATGGAGGCCACGCGCAAATTGGTCGGGCAGGATTGCCTGATGTCCGCCAGCTACGACCTCCACGGAAATGTGAGTCAGCGCGTCGTCGATAACATCGATATGTTTTCCGCCTTTCGCACTGCGCCGCATATCGATCGGGAAGAGACGATGATTCGCGCCTGCGACATGTTGGTTCAAAGCTTGCAGCAGAACCTCCGACCAACGATTGTCTGGGCGCCGGTCCCCGTCCTGATGCCAGGCGAACGAAGTAGCACAGAGTGGGAGCCGGGCAAGCGACTTTGGGCTCCACTGGCAACTCTGAATAACCAGCCGGGCATCCTCGATGTTTCGATGCTTGTGGGGTATGTATGGGCTGACGAACCGCGGTCCACGGCTTCCGTGGTGATCACCGGTGTTGCGCCCGCAAAACAGAAAGAGATTGCCACCGGACTTGCACAGAAGTATTGGGATGCTCGCAAGGAATTTCAATTTGGCACCGAGACCTGCACGGTGGATGAGTGCGTCGTGCGGGCGATGCAGGCGAAGACGCAGCCAGCGATTCTGGCCGACTCCGGCGATAACCCAACTGGCGGTGGCAACAGCGATCGCGCGGAGGTCCTGGAAGTGCTGCTTCGGAAGAAGGCGACCAATGTGGTCTTCGCCGGCATCACTGACCGTCCGGCAGCGGACGCCTGTTATCTTGCAGGGATCGGCGCTACGATTCCACTTTCCATCGGCGCTACGCTCGACCCGAAGGGGAGCCGCCCGGTCAAGGCCAATGCCACCGTGAAGTTTCTGCTTCCCGTAAAAGATCCATTGCTACGCGAGGCGGTGGTGCAGATCGAGGGAGTAACGCTCGTCCTGAGCGCCAGACGTCGTCCGTATCACGACATCCTCGACTTCACCCGACTCGGTCTGGAGCCAAAATCCTTCAAGATCATCGTGGTCAAATCCGGGTATCTCTCGCCCGAACTGAAACCGCTTGCCAACCCCAGCCTGATGGCGCTTTCAGACGGTGCGATCAACCAGGACATTGTGCACCTACCGGCGAATCGGCTGCGAAAACCAACCTATCCCTTTGTACCGGATCTGCAGTTCAAGCCCGTCGTTTATACGTCGGCGCGAAGCAAAGGCTAA
- a CDS encoding TonB-dependent receptor, which yields MKHGQPVFTGTHVPSGSSTDLNVKRYFRAKRLFYRHRLSMALGLAGMALCYTPVYAQSTTADVVGTVTDKSGAVVPNAAVELTNLDTREKRTDVTDSSGQYSFTLLKPNHYSLKVAASGFKANSINSFSLAAGDRAREDSHLDIGSADEVVSVDAAPPSLHTDTSALTTTITEKATQELPLNGRNYINLVQLTAGATEGLNNGLASGNRPDDRRLTSSVSVNGQSDVINNQLIDGMDNNERVIGSIGVRPSVDAIQEVNIQTNVFTAEVGRSAGAMINVITKSGTNQFHGTVYEFFRNDVLNAQPFKFGANIPKPKWRQNQFGGSLGGPIFKDRTFFFADYEGFNLVRGLNPVQTTVPTAFERANVGDFTDNFTTDANGVKKYTLVNPTVTSIDPIGRQYLNLFPLPTTTGFANNYTVSPRNSQFSKTADGRIDHRFSNGDLFYLRYTYNGVNTNIGGLFPAVGTAAGTIFPGGNLSSYPGPATSRAHQGQLNYVHVFTPNLLIELKGGYTLLNNAQYPLNYGQNINAQFGQPNINVSGRTAELSAVTINQGSNLGARPPIIYLENTFQYEGMLNWTHGKQSIKFGAGLIRRQDTITQTDTANGSWTFTDFSTLLAGDYLNATRNAILYQPRNRTWEPHAFLQDDYRLTSTFTVNLGIRYDLFTPYTEVSNLMSNFDTDLGRIVVAGQNGIDNHANIRTDYRNVAPRLGFAYTPISRTVVRGGFGMSYAPENMTSGAALVNQPFTAAYGPFTPGTADAAFKKFANGLPTSVPTNAITPTGSVSAALDPHFKSSYIEQFNLTVEREFAGNVASVSYVGELGRRLAYYLSDYNAATPNFQTYADPNNPLVPASAPFYTTAASPALSSFNYNTLRRFYAQQPGITSIPYLTTNAISSYHALQAVLKRRYSKGLDLQVTYTLAHGLDDAETISNNGGNGFGSVASQISTLEYGNANLDVRQRVTGTFNYTLPFGNNLRGVAGVLAKGWQANGLIVWNTGMPFSVTNITNRSGTRPGVATSDRPNMVASPRVSHPTIGAWFNTSTFQFQQVGTVGNERRNQLYGPGLQRVDLSLFKNFQLMEKLNLELRTEAFNVLNTAQFAYPTAILGNAANGTISSTANAYNPRLIQFAARFKF from the coding sequence ATGAAGCATGGACAACCCGTTTTTACTGGAACACACGTGCCTTCAGGTTCGAGTACGGACCTGAACGTCAAAAGATATTTTCGTGCCAAGAGACTCTTCTATCGACATCGTTTATCGATGGCACTTGGCCTGGCCGGTATGGCGCTTTGTTATACGCCGGTCTATGCGCAGAGTACGACCGCCGACGTGGTGGGTACAGTGACCGATAAGAGTGGCGCGGTCGTTCCAAACGCAGCCGTTGAACTCACCAACCTGGATACCCGCGAGAAGCGTACCGATGTAACGGATTCTTCAGGACAGTACAGCTTCACTCTGCTCAAGCCGAACCACTATTCCCTCAAAGTGGCCGCCTCAGGATTCAAAGCAAACAGCATCAACTCCTTCAGCTTGGCCGCGGGAGATCGCGCGCGTGAAGATTCGCATCTGGATATCGGTTCAGCGGATGAAGTCGTATCCGTGGACGCAGCTCCGCCTTCGCTCCACACGGATACCTCCGCCCTGACGACAACCATTACAGAGAAGGCGACGCAGGAACTTCCTCTGAATGGCCGTAACTATATCAATCTGGTACAGCTGACAGCAGGAGCTACCGAAGGCCTCAACAATGGTCTCGCGAGCGGCAACCGCCCTGATGACCGGCGACTTACTTCGTCGGTATCGGTCAACGGTCAGTCTGATGTCATCAACAACCAGTTGATCGACGGCATGGACAACAACGAACGCGTGATCGGATCGATCGGCGTTCGCCCATCGGTGGATGCGATCCAGGAAGTCAATATTCAAACCAACGTCTTTACGGCGGAGGTCGGACGCTCGGCCGGCGCGATGATCAACGTCATCACGAAGTCCGGAACGAACCAGTTTCATGGCACCGTATACGAGTTCTTTCGTAACGATGTCCTGAATGCACAGCCCTTCAAATTCGGCGCGAATATCCCCAAGCCGAAATGGAGACAGAACCAGTTTGGCGGCAGTCTTGGTGGACCTATCTTTAAAGACCGCACCTTCTTCTTTGCAGACTATGAAGGCTTCAATCTTGTGCGTGGATTGAATCCTGTGCAGACCACGGTACCGACAGCTTTTGAGCGTGCCAACGTGGGGGACTTCACCGACAATTTCACGACGGATGCCAATGGCGTTAAGAAATACACTCTGGTCAATCCGACCGTAACCTCGATCGATCCAATTGGCCGCCAATATCTCAACCTGTTCCCCTTGCCCACTACTACAGGATTCGCTAATAACTACACAGTCTCACCGCGCAATTCTCAGTTCAGCAAAACCGCAGATGGGCGTATCGATCACCGCTTCAGCAACGGAGACCTCTTCTACCTGCGCTACACCTATAACGGTGTCAACACGAATATTGGCGGACTATTCCCGGCGGTAGGTACTGCAGCGGGAACGATCTTCCCTGGGGGCAATCTAAGCAGCTATCCAGGACCTGCGACCAGCCGAGCGCATCAAGGACAGTTGAACTATGTTCACGTTTTTACTCCTAATCTTCTGATTGAACTAAAGGGCGGTTACACCCTTCTGAATAACGCTCAATATCCGCTCAACTATGGACAAAACATCAATGCTCAGTTCGGGCAACCGAACATCAATGTGAGTGGACGTACGGCAGAGCTATCCGCTGTAACGATCAATCAGGGATCGAACCTGGGTGCACGTCCTCCGATCATTTACCTGGAAAACACTTTTCAGTACGAGGGCATGCTGAACTGGACGCATGGAAAGCAGTCCATCAAGTTCGGGGCTGGGCTCATCCGCCGCCAGGACACGATTACGCAGACAGACACCGCGAATGGATCGTGGACGTTCACCGACTTTTCTACGCTGCTCGCAGGTGATTATCTGAACGCCACACGCAACGCGATCCTTTACCAACCACGCAACCGCACCTGGGAACCGCACGCTTTCCTCCAGGATGATTACCGCCTCACCTCAACCTTCACCGTCAATCTCGGCATCCGGTATGACCTTTTTACGCCTTACACCGAGGTCAGCAACCTGATGTCCAACTTCGACACCGATCTGGGCAGGATCGTAGTCGCAGGCCAGAACGGAATTGATAACCACGCTAACATCCGCACGGACTATCGCAACGTCGCACCACGTCTTGGTTTCGCCTATACCCCTATCTCACGTACTGTCGTTCGTGGCGGGTTCGGTATGAGCTATGCACCGGAAAATATGACTTCTGGCGCCGCGCTGGTTAATCAACCCTTCACTGCAGCGTACGGGCCGTTTACTCCAGGTACCGCAGATGCGGCCTTCAAGAAGTTTGCAAATGGCCTGCCGACCTCCGTACCGACCAATGCGATCACCCCAACCGGCAGCGTCAGCGCCGCGCTGGATCCGCATTTCAAATCGAGTTACATTGAACAGTTCAATCTGACCGTCGAGCGTGAGTTCGCGGGAAACGTTGCAAGTGTTTCGTACGTGGGAGAGCTGGGACGCCGTCTGGCCTACTATCTCTCGGATTACAACGCAGCGACACCGAACTTCCAGACCTATGCCGACCCAAACAATCCTTTAGTTCCCGCGAGTGCCCCGTTCTACACAACAGCAGCAAGCCCGGCGCTTTCGAGCTTCAACTACAACACGCTCCGGAGATTCTACGCACAGCAGCCTGGAATCACATCAATCCCGTATCTCACCACGAACGCTATCTCCAGTTACCACGCATTGCAGGCGGTGCTCAAGAGGCGTTACAGCAAGGGTCTCGACCTTCAGGTTACGTACACACTGGCGCATGGACTTGACGATGCAGAGACGATCAGCAACAACGGCGGCAACGGTTTCGGTTCCGTGGCTTCGCAGATTTCAACTCTTGAGTACGGAAACGCGAACCTGGATGTCCGCCAGCGTGTCACGGGCACCTTCAACTACACTCTTCCGTTCGGCAACAACCTGCGTGGCGTTGCTGGTGTACTGGCAAAGGGCTGGCAGGCAAATGGTTTGATTGTCTGGAACACGGGCATGCCGTTTTCTGTAACAAACATTACCAACCGAAGCGGCACACGGCCAGGCGTGGCGACTTCGGATCGGCCGAACATGGTCGCCTCACCGCGGGTAAGCCATCCGACGATCGGCGCGTGGTTCAACACAAGCACATTTCAATTTCAGCAAGTAGGTACCGTGGGCAACGAGCGCCGGAACCAACTCTACGGTCCGGGCCTGCAACGTGTCGATCTTTCTCTCTTCAAAAACTTCCAACTTATGGAGAAGTTGAACCTGGAGCTCCGTACAGAAGCCTTCAACGTTCTGAACACGGCACAGTTTGCTTATCCAACGGCGATCCTTGGCAATGCCGCAAACGGTACTATTTCCAGCACGGCGAACGCCTACAACCCGCGCCTGATTCAATTCGCAGCTCGATTCAAGTTCTAA
- a CDS encoding Gfo/Idh/MocA family protein, with the protein MNRRNFIQSAAGVSGLMILKPKTAFGYAANSTVRWGLLGCGGRGTSVATSFAKNAGAHVVALADIFPDQLAKAKVHFDAVNASLGLPPIDPKNMFHGPDAYKALAASNEVDAAQISTPPFFHVEHLDGVTAGGKHAYCEKPMGVDVPQTRRALEIAKRIDGKLSVDVGFQIRSAPPFVEIVRRVQAGQIGKVASIAAYYNAPAASYPERTGMSANEKRLRNWLWDRTLSGDILLEQNIHVIDVCNWMMGAHPESAIARRSRKVVQNFGNTSDNYEVLFTYPGDVELTFSSTQFNVNHFFDVAERFFGSEGIAEAPYSGPLRIVGNNPWVWAGSEAPAKGKFAADGAFNDNLAQADAMKDRGFIESITSGKFHNQISIGVQSARSCMMARKSAETGRRMTWPEIENDQEEYALGMNLAQFA; encoded by the coding sequence ATGAATCGACGTAACTTTATTCAAAGTGCCGCTGGTGTTTCGGGGCTGATGATCTTGAAGCCGAAGACGGCCTTCGGTTATGCAGCAAACTCTACCGTGCGATGGGGCCTTCTGGGATGCGGTGGTCGCGGTACATCGGTTGCGACCTCGTTCGCGAAGAATGCTGGCGCGCACGTAGTGGCGCTGGCGGATATATTTCCCGATCAACTGGCAAAAGCCAAGGTCCACTTCGACGCAGTGAATGCCTCTCTGGGTCTGCCGCCGATCGATCCGAAGAACATGTTTCATGGGCCCGATGCGTACAAGGCACTGGCTGCCTCGAATGAAGTGGATGCGGCGCAGATCTCCACGCCGCCTTTTTTCCACGTAGAGCATCTCGACGGGGTGACCGCAGGCGGAAAACATGCCTACTGCGAGAAACCGATGGGAGTGGACGTTCCGCAGACGCGTCGCGCGCTGGAGATCGCCAAGCGTATCGATGGAAAGCTAAGTGTGGACGTAGGTTTTCAAATTCGTTCCGCTCCGCCGTTTGTGGAGATTGTGCGTCGCGTTCAGGCAGGTCAGATTGGAAAGGTCGCCAGCATCGCCGCGTACTACAACGCACCCGCGGCCTCTTATCCGGAACGGACAGGCATGTCTGCGAATGAAAAGCGATTGAGAAACTGGCTGTGGGACCGGACGCTCTCTGGAGATATTCTTCTGGAGCAAAATATCCATGTCATCGATGTATGTAACTGGATGATGGGTGCTCACCCGGAGAGCGCGATCGCACGCCGCAGTCGTAAGGTGGTACAGAACTTCGGCAATACTTCGGATAACTACGAAGTGCTCTTCACTTATCCCGGCGATGTGGAACTTACTTTCTCCTCCACACAGTTCAATGTGAATCACTTCTTCGATGTAGCGGAGCGTTTCTTCGGCAGCGAAGGCATCGCCGAAGCTCCGTACTCCGGACCACTACGGATCGTGGGGAATAACCCATGGGTCTGGGCCGGAAGCGAGGCTCCGGCCAAAGGCAAGTTTGCCGCCGATGGCGCCTTCAACGACAACCTGGCACAGGCAGATGCCATGAAGGACCGCGGCTTTATCGAGAGCATTACCTCCGGTAAGTTTCATAACCAGATCTCGATCGGCGTCCAGAGTGCCCGCAGTTGCATGATGGCGAGAAAGTCAGCCGAGACGGGACGCCGCATGACGTGGCCGGAGATTGAAAACGATCAGGAAGAGTATGCGCTGGGCATGAACCTTGCGCAATTCGCCTGA
- a CDS encoding sugar phosphate isomerase/epimerase family protein: MANRDADCASYDRGRRGFLKFSAQSAAALAMVHAGASAFGEANPKPMPEHAPMAMGLLIKPFPDAEKKIAMVKELGFKTCFLSLDSYLGKFTPELATTMRGLFDKYELIATTAEVVGPPPLKWNFTEGPATIGVVPRATRPARIDALKQTSDFAYRVGIKRIQTHCGFIPEDPKDPLYEEAVLAIRSLAEHCAGNGQSFLMETGQETPTTMLRAIKDVDRHNLGVGLDTANLILYGKANPVDAIEILGPHIQATHMKDGNWPTNPSELGEEVLIGKGKVDFTKVLTSLHKLGYKGAVTIERETSGPQQIADVREEKLYLERILAQVLHS; encoded by the coding sequence ATGGCGAACCGGGATGCAGATTGTGCCTCTTACGATCGAGGAAGACGCGGATTTCTGAAGTTTTCCGCGCAAAGCGCCGCCGCGCTCGCGATGGTCCATGCAGGAGCGTCTGCCTTTGGGGAAGCTAATCCGAAGCCAATGCCGGAACACGCTCCCATGGCGATGGGCCTTCTCATCAAGCCTTTTCCCGACGCCGAAAAGAAGATCGCGATGGTGAAAGAGCTTGGCTTCAAGACGTGTTTTCTCTCCCTGGATTCTTACCTCGGCAAATTCACCCCTGAACTTGCGACCACCATGCGCGGGCTGTTCGATAAGTACGAACTGATTGCTACGACAGCCGAGGTCGTTGGACCTCCGCCACTGAAGTGGAACTTTACCGAAGGCCCCGCGACCATTGGCGTTGTGCCGCGCGCGACGCGCCCTGCACGCATCGACGCCCTGAAACAGACCTCCGATTTTGCGTATCGGGTGGGAATCAAACGCATTCAGACGCACTGCGGCTTCATTCCGGAAGATCCCAAAGATCCTCTCTACGAAGAAGCGGTTCTTGCGATCCGTTCCCTCGCAGAGCACTGCGCCGGAAATGGACAGAGCTTCCTGATGGAGACCGGGCAGGAGACACCGACGACGATGCTGCGCGCCATCAAAGACGTGGATCGGCACAACCTGGGAGTTGGGCTGGATACGGCAAACCTCATTCTCTACGGCAAAGCCAATCCCGTGGATGCGATCGAGATACTTGGGCCGCATATCCAGGCGACGCACATGAAGGACGGGAACTGGCCGACGAATCCCTCCGAACTGGGCGAAGAGGTCCTGATCGGTAAAGGCAAAGTAGATTTCACGAAGGTCCTCACCAGTCTTCATAAGCTCGGTTACAAAGGCGCGGTCACCATTGAGCGCGAGACTTCCGGCCCGCAGCAGATCGCAGATGTACGCGAGGAGAAGCTCTATCTTGAGCGCATCCTGGCCCAGGTGCTCCACAGCTAA
- a CDS encoding ROK family protein gives MEQGTSRSARSAVIAALLRHGNLSRSELAVLTELSRASITDVTQQLLAQGLLLELPVLQLETRRGRPAILLSLHAAHACFVGINIADTATAIVLTDMQGRILARQAMPPYKTPEELVAAVRKGYQQLLRASSIPRTRVQGVGLTVTGIVDHKEGICRYSAALDWRDVPISKMIGKAMHLPAWMDNDAKAVAVGEKFFGRAREYMHFTSVVLGRTIGAAHSMNGTLYRGQDGGAGEIAHITVDPNGVLCRCGRNGCLDTISGGAALQLTARELGLKVNSMRDLESLAMHGNTVATRLLRHAGKVLGSVIASLIQINNPQCILFTDMEGFGNGVFRTATRQAIENGILPRFLAGTEILFNEVEADFLPRSAASIAAFEYLRTIR, from the coding sequence TTGGAGCAAGGAACTTCCCGCTCGGCCCGAAGTGCTGTCATTGCTGCGCTTTTGCGACACGGCAACCTGTCTCGCTCAGAACTGGCCGTCCTTACCGAACTCAGTCGTGCGTCGATCACGGATGTCACGCAGCAACTTCTCGCCCAAGGCCTGCTCCTGGAACTGCCGGTCCTGCAGCTTGAAACGCGTCGTGGGCGACCTGCGATCCTGCTGTCTCTACATGCCGCGCACGCCTGCTTCGTCGGCATCAACATCGCGGACACCGCAACGGCCATCGTGCTCACGGACATGCAGGGACGCATCCTGGCGCGCCAGGCCATGCCTCCCTACAAGACGCCAGAGGAACTCGTCGCCGCTGTGCGCAAGGGCTACCAACAGTTATTGCGCGCCAGCAGCATCCCGCGAACGCGTGTGCAGGGAGTTGGTCTCACCGTCACCGGCATCGTCGACCATAAAGAAGGGATCTGCCGCTACTCGGCCGCCCTGGATTGGCGTGATGTGCCGATCTCCAAAATGATCGGAAAGGCTATGCACTTGCCCGCGTGGATGGATAACGACGCGAAGGCGGTCGCCGTCGGGGAAAAATTTTTCGGGCGCGCGCGGGAATATATGCACTTCACCAGTGTCGTACTGGGTAGGACCATCGGAGCGGCCCACTCCATGAACGGGACACTCTATCGCGGGCAGGATGGAGGCGCAGGGGAGATCGCGCATATTACGGTCGATCCCAACGGCGTGCTCTGCCGATGCGGTCGCAACGGCTGCCTCGACACCATCTCCGGCGGTGCCGCTCTGCAGCTAACGGCGAGGGAGCTTGGGCTCAAGGTGAACAGCATGCGCGATCTGGAGTCGCTCGCCATGCACGGAAACACCGTTGCCACGCGGCTGCTGCGGCATGCCGGAAAAGTCCTCGGATCGGTCATCGCCTCCCTGATCCAGATTAACAACCCACAGTGCATTCTCTTCACCGATATGGAAGGCTTTGGCAACGGTGTCTTTCGCACGGCGACCAGGCAGGCCATCGAAAACGGCATTCTGCCGCGCTTTCTCGCCGGAACGGAGATCCTTTTCAACGAAGTCGAGGCAGACTTCCTCCCTCGCAGCGCCGCCTCCATCGCAGCGTTTGAATATCTGCGCACGATTCGATGA